A section of the Pimelobacter simplex genome encodes:
- a CDS encoding YciI family protein produces MTRYMGLVKMAEGITEPPPQALMDAMDVFIAKSAANGSFLDGGGLFGTEDAVNFVIRKGEMTRVDGPYAEAKEVVGGWALLQFENEEDAVENMREMAQLHVEHWPEQELVITLRQVSEGPPPSE; encoded by the coding sequence ATGACGCGCTACATGGGTCTGGTGAAGATGGCCGAGGGCATCACCGAGCCCCCGCCGCAGGCGCTGATGGACGCGATGGACGTGTTCATCGCCAAGTCCGCCGCCAACGGGAGCTTCCTCGACGGTGGCGGTCTCTTCGGGACCGAGGACGCGGTCAACTTCGTCATCCGCAAGGGTGAGATGACCCGCGTCGACGGTCCCTACGCCGAGGCCAAGGAGGTCGTCGGCGGCTGGGCGCTCCTGCAGTTCGAGAACGAGGAGGACGCCGTGGAGAACATGCGCGAGATGGCGCAGCTCCACGTCGAGCACTGGCCCGAGCAGGAGCTGGTGATCACCCTGCGCCAGGTCTCCGAGGGTCCCCCGCCCAGCGAGTGA
- the icmF gene encoding fused isobutyryl-CoA mutase/GTPase IcmF, translated as MAETTLHTPKHPVRLVTASSLFDGHDASINIMRRIFQSQGCEVVHLGHNRSVAEVVDAAIEEDAQGIAVSSYQGGHVEYFEYLVQLLRERGADHVQVVGGGGGVIVPDEIARLRESGVIIFSPEDGQRMGLPGMVNSVVEACDTDLWEVGPVTAAQVVSGDRAAVARAITGAETGRLDAALLDELRATAAARVVPVLGITGTGGSGKSSLTDELVRRLRTDQEDKVRVAVVAVDPTRRKGGGALLGDRIRMNSLDLGTTTGTQWDRDRVYFRSLATRGAHEVPEHLTDVLTVLKAAGFDLVVIETPGIGQGDAAIVPFCDVSLYVMTPEFGAASQLEKIDMLDFADVVAINKFERRGAADALRDVGRQLVRNREAFGKQPTDMPVYGTSAATFDDDGVTALYQHLRGLLAEQGLAVAEGHLAPVTTKSSTRIQQVLPPERVRYLAEIAGSVRDYHAETDTLVAQARRAQRFAAVAAEVEVAEVAELAAQAERDLPREVVEQVASWPATVEAYQEDTAQNGRISLSGNRIPRVAVPQYDDHGELVRYWRRENLPGRFPFTAGVFPFKRADEDPARMFAGEGDPFRTNKRFKLLSEGQPATRLSTAFDSVTLYGRDPDERPDIYGKVGTSGVSVATLDDMKALYDGFDLLSPTTSVSMTINGPAPTVLAFFLNTVMDQARERGIDPAEALKTVRGTVQADILKEDQGQNTCLFSTEFSLRCMADIQEWFIQQQVRNFYSVSISGYHIAEAGANPISQLAFTLANGFTYVESYLARGMDIDDFAPNLSFFFSNGMDPEYSVIGRVARRIWAVAMKERYGANERSQKLKYHVQTSGRSLHAQEMDFNDIRTTLQALIAIYDNANSLHTNAFDEAVTTPTDESVRRALAIQLIINREWGLAMNENPVQGSYVIDQLTDLVEEAVLAEFDRISERGGVLGAMETGYQRGRIQDESMLYEHQKHDGTLPIIGVNTFRKPGGDEIPVVLELARATDGEKQSQLSRVRDYQAAHSSAADEALARLKQAAVNGDNVFAVLMDAARVCSLGQVTEAFFEVGGQYRRNV; from the coding sequence ATGGCCGAGACCACGCTGCACACGCCCAAGCACCCGGTTCGCCTGGTGACCGCGTCGAGCCTCTTCGACGGGCACGACGCCTCGATCAACATCATGCGGCGCATCTTCCAGAGCCAGGGGTGCGAGGTCGTCCACCTCGGGCACAACCGCTCGGTCGCCGAGGTGGTCGACGCCGCGATCGAGGAGGACGCCCAGGGCATCGCCGTGTCGTCGTACCAGGGCGGGCACGTGGAGTACTTCGAGTACCTCGTCCAGCTGCTGCGTGAGCGCGGCGCCGACCACGTCCAGGTCGTCGGCGGCGGGGGCGGCGTCATCGTCCCCGACGAGATCGCCCGGCTCCGCGAGTCCGGCGTCATCATCTTCTCGCCCGAGGACGGCCAGCGGATGGGCCTGCCGGGCATGGTCAACTCCGTCGTCGAGGCCTGCGACACCGACCTCTGGGAGGTCGGACCGGTCACTGCGGCCCAGGTGGTCAGCGGCGACCGTGCCGCCGTCGCCCGGGCGATCACCGGCGCCGAGACCGGCCGGCTCGACGCGGCGCTGCTCGACGAGCTGCGCGCGACGGCCGCGGCGCGCGTCGTACCGGTGCTCGGGATCACGGGCACCGGCGGCTCCGGCAAGTCCAGCCTCACCGACGAGCTCGTCCGCCGGCTGCGCACCGACCAGGAGGACAAGGTCCGGGTCGCGGTCGTCGCCGTCGACCCCACCCGGCGCAAGGGCGGCGGCGCGCTGCTCGGCGACCGGATCCGGATGAACAGCCTCGACCTCGGCACCACCACCGGCACCCAGTGGGACCGCGACCGGGTCTACTTCCGCAGCCTCGCGACCCGCGGCGCGCACGAGGTGCCCGAGCACCTCACCGACGTGCTCACCGTGCTCAAGGCGGCCGGCTTCGACCTCGTCGTCATCGAGACCCCCGGCATCGGCCAGGGCGATGCGGCGATCGTGCCGTTCTGCGACGTCTCGCTCTACGTCATGACGCCCGAGTTCGGCGCCGCCTCCCAGCTCGAGAAGATCGACATGCTCGACTTCGCCGACGTCGTCGCGATCAACAAATTCGAGCGCCGCGGCGCGGCCGACGCGCTGCGCGACGTGGGCCGCCAGCTCGTCCGCAACCGCGAGGCCTTCGGCAAGCAGCCGACCGACATGCCGGTCTACGGCACCTCGGCCGCGACCTTCGACGACGACGGCGTCACCGCGCTCTACCAGCACCTGCGCGGCCTGCTCGCCGAGCAGGGCCTGGCCGTCGCCGAGGGCCACCTCGCGCCGGTCACGACCAAGAGCTCGACCCGCATCCAGCAGGTGCTGCCGCCCGAGCGGGTGCGCTACCTGGCCGAGATCGCCGGCTCCGTCCGCGACTACCACGCCGAGACCGACACCCTGGTCGCCCAGGCCCGTCGCGCGCAGCGCTTCGCCGCGGTCGCCGCCGAGGTCGAGGTGGCCGAGGTCGCCGAGCTCGCCGCCCAGGCCGAGCGCGACCTCCCCCGCGAGGTCGTCGAGCAGGTCGCCTCCTGGCCCGCCACCGTCGAGGCCTACCAGGAGGACACGGCCCAGAACGGCCGGATCTCCCTGTCCGGCAACCGGATCCCCCGCGTCGCCGTCCCCCAGTACGACGACCACGGCGAGCTGGTCCGCTACTGGCGGCGCGAGAACCTGCCGGGCAGGTTCCCCTTCACCGCCGGCGTCTTCCCGTTCAAGCGCGCCGACGAGGACCCGGCCCGCATGTTCGCCGGCGAGGGCGACCCGTTCCGCACCAACAAGCGGTTCAAGCTGCTCTCCGAGGGCCAGCCCGCGACCCGCCTGTCCACCGCCTTCGACTCGGTCACCCTCTACGGCCGCGACCCCGACGAGCGCCCCGACATCTACGGCAAGGTCGGCACGTCCGGCGTCTCGGTCGCCACGCTCGACGACATGAAGGCGCTCTACGACGGCTTCGACCTGCTCTCCCCCACGACGTCGGTCTCGATGACGATCAACGGCCCGGCCCCGACCGTGCTGGCGTTCTTCCTCAACACGGTGATGGACCAGGCCCGCGAGCGCGGCATCGACCCCGCCGAGGCGCTCAAGACCGTGCGCGGCACGGTCCAGGCCGACATCCTCAAGGAGGACCAGGGCCAGAACACCTGCCTGTTCTCCACGGAGTTCTCGCTGCGCTGCATGGCCGACATCCAGGAGTGGTTCATCCAGCAGCAGGTCCGCAACTTCTACTCGGTCTCGATCTCCGGCTACCACATCGCCGAGGCCGGGGCGAACCCCATCAGCCAGCTCGCGTTCACGCTCGCCAACGGCTTCACGTACGTCGAGTCCTACCTCGCGCGGGGCATGGACATCGACGACTTCGCGCCCAACCTGTCGTTCTTCTTCTCCAACGGCATGGACCCGGAGTACTCCGTGATCGGCCGGGTCGCCCGCCGGATCTGGGCGGTGGCGATGAAGGAGCGCTACGGCGCCAACGAGCGCTCCCAGAAGCTGAAGTACCACGTGCAGACGTCGGGCCGCTCGCTGCACGCGCAGGAGATGGACTTCAACGACATCCGCACCACGCTCCAGGCGCTCATCGCGATCTACGACAACGCCAACTCTCTCCACACCAACGCCTTCGACGAGGCGGTCACCACCCCGACCGACGAGTCGGTGCGCCGGGCGCTCGCGATCCAGCTCATCATCAACCGCGAGTGGGGCCTGGCGATGAACGAGAACCCGGTCCAGGGCTCCTACGTCATCGACCAGCTCACCGACCTCGTCGAGGAGGCCGTGCTCGCCGAGTTCGACCGGATCTCCGAGCGCGGCGGCGTCCTCGGCGCGATGGAGACCGGCTACCAGCGCGGCCGGATCCAGGACGAGTCGATGCTCTACGAGCACCAGAAGCACGACGGCACGCTGCCGATCATCGGCGTCAACACCTTCCGCAAGCCCGGCGGCGACGAGATCCCCGTCGTCCTCGAGCTGGCCCGGGCGACCGACGGCGAGAAGCAGTCCCAGCTGAGCCGGGTCCGCGACTACCAGGCGGCCCACAGCAGCGCCGCCGACGAGGCGCTCGCCCGGCTCAAGCAGGCGGCCGTCAACGGCGACAACGTGTTCGCCGTCCTCATGGACGCCGCCCGGGTGTGCTCGCTGGGCCAGGTCACCGAGGCCTTCTTCGAGGTGGGCGGGCAGTACCGCCGCAACGTCTGA